The Sesamum indicum cultivar Zhongzhi No. 13 linkage group LG6, S_indicum_v1.0, whole genome shotgun sequence genome has a segment encoding these proteins:
- the LOC105164320 gene encoding protease inhibitor HPI-like, translating into MKNTNTTKEFFYKYPFCRTHRNHTQTFTQSKITTRAKEEQKLRMASICQGKSEWPELVGTCGEVAAKTIQEENSVYAIIVPPSQTWIPGNFSCGRVFVFVDEKGIVTRVPRVG; encoded by the exons atgaaaaacacaaacacaactAAAGAATTCTTCTATAAATACCCATTCTGCAGAACTCATAGAAACCACACACAGACATTTACTCAATCAAAGATTACTACAAGAGCAAAGGAGGAGCAAAAGCTAAGGATGGCGTCAATTTGTCAAG GTAAGAGCGAATGGCCTGAGCTAGTCGGGACGTGTGGAGAAGTCGCAGCAAAAACCATCCAGGAGGAGAACTCCGTCTATGCCATCATTGTTCCACCATCCCAAACATGGATCCCTGGTAATTTCAGTTGCGGCCGAGTATTTGTTTTCGTCGATGAGAAAGGCATTGTTACAAGGGTGCCTAGGGTTGGTTAA